A section of the Marinoscillum sp. 108 genome encodes:
- a CDS encoding PadR family transcriptional regulator, which translates to MKGTNLGEFEELLLLIVLILEDQAYVLKIQEEIRNQVQRDTSMGALHASLTRLEEKGFLSSEMTGATAERGGRRKRIYQLSSDGKIVLNQVRTQRESLWQQAPKFSLDTYGTI; encoded by the coding sequence ATGAAAGGTACTAATCTGGGTGAATTTGAAGAGCTTCTTTTACTCATTGTCTTGATACTGGAGGATCAGGCCTATGTATTGAAAATTCAGGAAGAAATCAGAAATCAGGTTCAGCGGGACACTTCTATGGGCGCCCTCCATGCCTCCCTCACCCGACTGGAAGAAAAAGGTTTTTTGAGTTCTGAAATGACCGGTGCCACTGCCGAACGTGGTGGCAGAAGGAAACGCATATACCAGCTTTCATCTGATGGTAAAATCGTATTGAATCAGGTACGCACCCAGCGTGAAAGTCTATGGCAGCAGGCTCCCAAATTCTCACTAGATACCTATGGAACCATATAA
- a CDS encoding tetratricopeptide repeat protein, with the protein MARVIKFPVTPPEKLGPKKVKRKRRRPDPEDYGQMNLFDGPVKEGRLVSLPQSDSFFEEALMLDEQNDPEAEKYYLLAIQHDQSVVDAYCNLGILKSQQNELAKSIDYLTKCLELNPRHFEAHYNLANVYSDMGNFPLAKTHYEVSINIDPDFPNSYYNLGLVLISLKKYKEAIDAIDQYINRSPDNDHKIASELIKTLKSFA; encoded by the coding sequence ATGGCCAGAGTGATCAAATTTCCAGTAACCCCACCAGAAAAGCTAGGGCCCAAGAAAGTAAAGAGAAAAAGAAGGCGACCCGACCCAGAAGACTATGGCCAAATGAACCTGTTTGATGGCCCAGTTAAAGAGGGGCGACTGGTGAGTTTACCGCAGTCCGATAGCTTTTTCGAAGAAGCCCTGATGCTGGATGAACAAAATGATCCAGAGGCAGAGAAATACTATTTACTGGCTATTCAGCATGATCAGTCGGTGGTGGATGCTTACTGCAATTTGGGTATCCTCAAATCTCAGCAGAACGAGCTCGCCAAGAGCATTGACTATCTCACCAAGTGCCTGGAGCTCAACCCGAGGCATTTTGAAGCCCACTATAACCTCGCCAACGTATATTCCGATATGGGCAATTTTCCGTTGGCCAAAACCCATTATGAGGTGTCCATCAATATAGACCCGGATTTTCCGAACAGTTACTACAACCTTGGTCTGGTACTGATTTCGCTAAAAAAATACAAAGAGGCCATTGACGCCATCGATCAATACATTAACAGGTCACCAGACAATGACCATAAAATTGCTTCTGAACTGATAAAAACCTTAAAATCCTTTGCCTGA
- a CDS encoding ABC transporter permease: MEPYNQKGLPRLALLLISRLCKHDLQEEILGNLEESFHNHGSKTRLWRECLLYLRPSCLKNIHLSSQHPMFIFNPLLTIRNLRKQGMNTVINIAGFTIGLLCVFFLYFYVSSELKYDTFHKDYHEIYRVLRTAEMNGSPFKIGVTSGPYARALETDFEGKIHTCRASLETSLVKYKDKQFFEEHILFADADFFTFFSYPLATGNPESVLSQANNVVFSKALARKYFGDEDPIGQIIETEGEQFIVTGVMDKIPSKSHLEFDIILPFAFLDKYEWMSNWWNNGLITYAKFTSPKDRQYVEGQLQWFMEKYMGDDFDQTKSRIGLVLEPLSETYFASDVRYDLARHGDLTSVYILAMVAVAILFIACFNYVNMSVALSFKRAREVGIRKIMGGKKGRLIVQFLGESLMVILVAVFLAGGLSQLFLPLFNSLFGLEVTYNWSDPNIMLFIGALVALVVLSSGVYPAILLSSFKPLRVMKGEMIKGTKGVFIRKGLVVTQFVIAIFLIAVTFLVTIQFQYMKNKELGFDQESIITIDINNGDIRKQIDTFKERLLANPAIESVTAVSGEPGGFHDGASLQFSGIEEQLKIRTLFADYDFLETLNVQLVEGRDFDRSFGSDMNGSVLINEKALEELGISAEEVLGQTVKMPLWDDYNRKVVGIVEDYHFQSLKSPIEPLCIVLGGRPRKVVVRVQAGSLNQGLEHMNNTWEELIDGFPMNYSFLDESLSRLYENEQKQHHVFTTFSVISLFLATLGIFGLVTYSAQRRQKEFGIRKVLGASVGEILSLISKEFTILILLAFMVSIPLAWLFVTNWLEAFSYRIALEDYWYVFAASGIVSLVVALLTIGFRSLGVALSNPSESIRCE; this comes from the coding sequence ATGGAACCATATAATCAAAAAGGCCTGCCGAGACTTGCCCTACTCCTGATCTCCAGGTTATGTAAACATGACCTTCAGGAGGAAATTCTGGGTAATCTGGAAGAGTCATTTCACAACCATGGAAGCAAAACACGTCTGTGGCGTGAGTGCCTCCTGTACCTCCGTCCTTCTTGTCTGAAAAACATCCACTTATCAAGCCAACATCCCATGTTCATCTTTAACCCACTTCTGACCATCCGCAATCTGCGCAAACAAGGAATGAATACTGTCATTAATATTGCGGGATTCACCATTGGCCTTCTGTGCGTGTTTTTCCTGTATTTCTATGTCTCCAGTGAGTTGAAATACGACACTTTTCATAAGGACTACCATGAAATATACCGCGTGCTCAGAACCGCTGAGATGAACGGAAGTCCATTTAAAATTGGCGTCACCTCCGGACCCTATGCGAGAGCGTTGGAAACTGACTTTGAAGGGAAAATTCATACCTGCCGTGCCAGCCTGGAAACCAGTCTGGTCAAATACAAAGACAAACAATTCTTTGAAGAACATATCCTCTTCGCAGATGCTGATTTCTTTACTTTTTTCTCCTACCCACTGGCTACTGGGAATCCTGAGAGCGTTTTGAGTCAGGCGAATAATGTGGTCTTTTCTAAAGCACTCGCCCGAAAGTACTTTGGTGATGAAGACCCCATCGGGCAAATCATAGAGACAGAAGGTGAACAGTTCATTGTGACAGGTGTCATGGACAAAATACCATCAAAGTCACATCTGGAATTTGACATTATACTGCCGTTTGCCTTTTTGGATAAGTATGAATGGATGAGCAACTGGTGGAACAATGGATTGATTACCTATGCCAAGTTCACCTCCCCGAAAGACAGGCAGTATGTGGAGGGCCAATTACAGTGGTTTATGGAAAAATATATGGGGGATGATTTTGATCAGACCAAATCCAGAATAGGTTTGGTACTTGAGCCTCTGTCAGAGACCTATTTTGCCAGCGATGTTAGATATGATCTGGCTCGTCATGGTGACCTCACAAGCGTCTATATTCTCGCCATGGTAGCCGTTGCCATCCTATTCATAGCCTGCTTCAACTATGTGAATATGTCCGTGGCCCTCTCCTTCAAGCGGGCACGGGAAGTAGGAATCAGAAAGATCATGGGTGGCAAAAAGGGTCGTTTAATTGTCCAGTTTCTTGGTGAGTCCCTGATGGTGATATTAGTGGCTGTATTTCTCGCCGGGGGGTTGAGTCAATTATTCCTCCCCTTGTTCAATAGCTTATTCGGGTTAGAGGTTACCTACAACTGGTCAGACCCCAATATCATGCTTTTCATAGGTGCGCTGGTAGCTTTGGTGGTCTTGTCTTCAGGGGTTTACCCAGCCATTCTACTGTCATCATTTAAGCCCTTGCGGGTAATGAAAGGCGAAATGATCAAAGGCACCAAAGGGGTTTTCATTCGAAAAGGCCTTGTGGTCACTCAGTTTGTCATTGCCATTTTCCTGATAGCCGTCACCTTCCTTGTGACCATTCAATTCCAGTACATGAAAAATAAGGAGCTTGGCTTTGACCAAGAATCCATCATCACCATAGACATCAATAATGGTGACATCAGAAAGCAAATAGACACCTTCAAAGAGCGACTGCTAGCGAACCCGGCCATCGAGTCGGTTACAGCAGTATCAGGTGAGCCGGGAGGATTTCACGACGGAGCCAGTCTCCAGTTTAGTGGTATCGAGGAGCAATTGAAGATCAGGACGTTATTTGCAGATTATGACTTTCTGGAAACGCTCAATGTACAACTTGTAGAAGGTCGCGATTTTGATCGTTCATTTGGTTCGGATATGAACGGAAGTGTGCTGATCAATGAAAAGGCGCTGGAAGAGTTGGGAATATCCGCAGAAGAAGTGCTGGGCCAAACGGTGAAGATGCCGCTATGGGATGACTATAATCGAAAAGTAGTGGGCATAGTGGAGGATTATCATTTTCAATCCTTGAAAAGCCCAATAGAACCACTTTGCATTGTCCTGGGTGGCAGACCGAGAAAAGTAGTGGTAAGAGTACAGGCAGGTAGTTTGAACCAGGGACTCGAACATATGAACAACACCTGGGAAGAACTCATTGACGGGTTTCCCATGAACTATTCGTTTTTGGATGAATCTCTCTCCCGACTCTATGAAAATGAACAAAAGCAGCACCATGTGTTTACCACCTTCTCCGTCATTTCACTTTTCCTGGCCACTTTGGGGATATTTGGGTTGGTGACCTACTCCGCACAGCGTCGCCAGAAAGAATTTGGTATTCGAAAAGTGCTTGGTGCTTCTGTTGGCGAGATCCTCTCTTTGATCTCGAAAGAATTTACCATCCTGATTCTCCTGGCCTTCATGGTATCTATCCCTCTTGCATGGCTCTTTGTCACCAACTGGCTGGAGGCCTTCAGCTATCGCATTGCATTGGAGGATTATTGGTATGTATTTGCAGCAAGTGGTATCGTATCCTTGGTCGTGGCACTTCTGACTATTGGGTTTCGATCGCTCGGTGTGGCCCTATCCAACCCATCCGAAAGTATCAGGTGTGAGTAG
- the ligD gene encoding non-homologous end-joining DNA ligase: MAKKRIHVEVGKYKLELSNLDKVLYPEGEILKAQVIEYYLTLAPTILRHIKGRPLSLVRYPDGIYGEQFFQKNRPDWTPDWIDYIRLGKERKKEYIVAREEATLVWLANLACLEIHQIHSFSEYADKPDYIVYDLDPPEGKDDFEEVKSLAFSLKEELEQLDYHVFVKTTGGKGLHLITPLEVNYSFDECFDTAKKIAEAFIRKHKNTTLHLNKEARKGRVLIDIFRNKSSQTIVSPYSLRGRAGAPVSAPITWEQLQDIQGAQELTIALVKDMVLNDGDPWEDIRSWAVPLHTDTQRRSVYKNLPQNPKHKSPEQLAEYEQKRDFGKTPEPYVPEDDGRGNRFVIQRHHASHLHYDLRLEQDGVLKSWAVPRGMPPVPGVKRLAVQTEDHPLEYLSFEAEIPKGQYGGGMMWIYAAGRYEITKEKKNGFYFRLSGPQINAEYRMHLMKNKEWLLERVDKPQQNFLEMEVQPMVAEALKKPPKGNYRYEVKWDGIRVMITLNEGKMIIRSRNMNDITAQFPELNIPEEAFRVNNGVFDGEIVCLDPQGRADFRKVIKRLMTKKQMEIDYQVRKSPAYCYLFDVPYLDGRSLVNDPWIRRREWLKDSFRKNTPYRFSEDIEDGQALFEAAKTMGIEGIMAKDPLGKYYPGKRSTAWYKVKVKNTVDAFVIGYTKGEGDRERYFGSLHLVELEGDQLAYRGRVGTGFTDKLLAELKDYFDSLEVIEKPISEKVSEESVWFRPVPCEIEYTSLTKDRHYRDAVFKRLREDL, encoded by the coding sequence ATGGCTAAGAAAAGAATTCATGTAGAAGTAGGTAAATACAAGCTTGAGCTCTCAAACCTGGATAAAGTACTCTATCCGGAAGGTGAAATACTGAAGGCCCAGGTGATCGAGTATTACCTCACGTTGGCACCCACCATTCTCCGGCACATCAAAGGCCGACCGCTCTCGCTGGTGCGCTATCCTGATGGCATCTATGGCGAACAATTTTTTCAAAAAAACCGACCCGACTGGACACCGGACTGGATCGATTACATCAGGCTGGGAAAGGAGCGAAAGAAAGAATACATCGTGGCTAGAGAAGAGGCTACTCTTGTTTGGCTCGCCAATCTGGCCTGCCTGGAGATTCACCAGATCCATAGCTTCAGTGAGTATGCAGATAAACCCGACTACATTGTTTACGATCTCGACCCCCCCGAAGGAAAGGATGATTTTGAAGAGGTTAAGTCATTGGCATTCAGTCTTAAAGAAGAGCTGGAGCAGTTGGATTATCACGTATTCGTAAAAACCACGGGTGGCAAAGGGCTACATCTGATCACGCCACTTGAAGTCAATTATAGTTTTGATGAATGCTTTGATACGGCCAAGAAGATTGCAGAAGCTTTCATCCGAAAGCACAAGAACACTACGCTGCACCTGAACAAAGAGGCAAGAAAAGGCCGGGTACTCATTGACATCTTTCGAAACAAATCTTCGCAAACCATAGTGAGCCCGTACAGCCTTAGAGGCAGGGCAGGAGCTCCTGTATCTGCGCCCATCACCTGGGAGCAGCTTCAGGACATACAAGGCGCTCAGGAGCTCACCATTGCACTCGTGAAGGACATGGTGCTGAATGATGGTGATCCGTGGGAAGATATTCGCAGTTGGGCAGTGCCATTGCATACAGATACTCAAAGAAGGTCTGTTTATAAAAATTTACCACAGAACCCCAAACACAAGAGTCCCGAGCAGCTGGCCGAATATGAGCAGAAGCGTGATTTCGGAAAGACACCTGAACCTTACGTGCCTGAGGATGATGGTAGGGGCAATCGATTTGTGATTCAGAGACACCATGCTTCTCACCTCCATTATGACCTGCGTCTGGAGCAGGACGGTGTGCTCAAATCCTGGGCGGTGCCCAGAGGAATGCCCCCGGTGCCTGGTGTGAAGCGGCTGGCGGTGCAAACGGAAGATCACCCGCTGGAATACTTGTCATTCGAAGCGGAAATCCCCAAAGGGCAATATGGAGGAGGTATGATGTGGATTTATGCAGCAGGCCGGTATGAGATCACCAAGGAGAAGAAAAACGGCTTTTACTTTAGACTATCAGGTCCACAGATCAATGCAGAATATAGGATGCACCTGATGAAAAATAAAGAATGGCTGCTGGAGCGGGTAGATAAACCCCAGCAGAATTTTCTAGAGATGGAGGTTCAGCCCATGGTGGCAGAGGCCTTAAAGAAGCCGCCGAAAGGGAATTATCGCTATGAGGTGAAGTGGGATGGGATCAGGGTCATGATTACGTTGAATGAGGGGAAAATGATCATCAGGAGTCGAAATATGAATGATATCACCGCTCAGTTTCCCGAGTTAAATATTCCCGAAGAAGCCTTTCGTGTTAACAATGGTGTTTTTGATGGCGAGATCGTATGCCTGGATCCGCAGGGCAGGGCTGATTTCCGAAAGGTAATTAAGCGCCTGATGACCAAAAAGCAGATGGAGATTGACTATCAGGTCAGGAAGAGTCCCGCGTATTGTTACCTGTTTGATGTTCCTTATCTGGATGGACGGTCATTAGTCAATGATCCATGGATACGCCGCAGGGAATGGCTGAAGGACTCCTTCCGGAAAAACACCCCTTATCGGTTCAGTGAAGATATAGAAGATGGACAGGCGCTCTTTGAAGCCGCCAAGACGATGGGTATAGAAGGTATCATGGCTAAGGATCCACTGGGAAAGTACTACCCAGGCAAAAGATCCACCGCCTGGTATAAAGTAAAGGTGAAAAACACGGTTGATGCCTTTGTGATCGGGTATACCAAAGGAGAAGGGGACCGGGAGCGGTATTTTGGTTCGTTGCACCTGGTAGAGCTGGAGGGCGATCAGCTGGCTTACAGGGGTCGGGTGGGCACGGGTTTTACTGACAAGCTGCTTGCGGAGCTCAAAGACTATTTTGATTCACTGGAAGTAATCGAAAAACCCATCTCCGAAAAAGTATCAGAAGAATCAGTTTGGTTTAGACCAGTTCCATGTGAAATCGAGTACACTTCCCTCACCAAAGACAGGCACTATCGGGATGCTGTGTTCAAGCGACTCAGAGAAGACCTTTAG
- a CDS encoding Ku protein produces the protein MRAIWKGHIRFSLVTIPIRIYNAIDNKQTISFNLLSKETHNPVKYEKKDKVTGETLRTEDIVKGYQYEPGQFVIVDNDDFEKVKLKSTKVIEIEGFVDASEVHATLFDSPYFAGPDGDVAAKTYGLLSEALRASGKVGVGKVVLRDRENVVLLTPHEGGILLYKLRYPEEVRSIKQVPKLDTLEEAIDAEQLKMANTLIDSMTKSFEDIKLEDRYNGALKEVIMNKIEGKEVISITEEEPEVVDIMTALKQSIEQAKADKKPMKKAKKEVEETKKKRKAS, from the coding sequence ATGAGAGCAATTTGGAAGGGTCACATTCGATTTTCCCTGGTCACCATCCCCATCAGGATTTACAATGCCATAGATAACAAGCAGACCATATCTTTTAATCTGCTGTCTAAGGAAACCCACAATCCGGTAAAGTATGAGAAGAAGGATAAGGTAACCGGGGAGACCTTGCGTACTGAAGATATTGTAAAGGGCTATCAGTATGAGCCGGGTCAGTTTGTGATTGTGGACAATGATGATTTTGAAAAAGTAAAACTCAAGAGCACCAAGGTAATTGAGATTGAGGGGTTTGTAGACGCCAGTGAAGTGCATGCCACCCTGTTTGACTCACCTTATTTTGCCGGCCCGGATGGAGATGTCGCCGCCAAAACTTATGGCTTGCTATCCGAAGCGCTCAGGGCTTCAGGAAAAGTAGGGGTAGGTAAAGTAGTACTGCGTGATCGGGAAAACGTCGTTTTGCTCACACCACATGAGGGAGGCATTTTACTGTATAAATTGAGGTATCCTGAGGAAGTAAGAAGCATTAAGCAGGTACCAAAGCTGGATACGCTGGAAGAAGCCATCGACGCGGAGCAGCTCAAAATGGCAAATACCCTGATCGACTCTATGACAAAAAGTTTCGAAGATATTAAATTAGAGGATCGATACAATGGTGCGCTTAAAGAGGTGATCATGAATAAGATAGAAGGCAAAGAGGTGATCAGTATCACCGAAGAGGAGCCTGAAGTAGTGGATATCATGACCGCTCTGAAGCAAAGTATTGAACAGGCCAAGGCAGACAAGAAGCCTATGAAAAAAGCCAAGAAAGAAGTGGAGGAAACCAAAAAGAAAAGAAAGGCTAGCTAA
- a CDS encoding caspase family protein, whose translation MRSLATLFFFITALSQVAAQDTELIIPLGHTRRVVDMAVSPGQQWVASIDGSTEVKLWDHVSGRELYHLHHQQSVNAISYHPRKQWLASGDDGGQLILWSDHGLKKWTIQAHDEKIKQVRFTSGGDTLVTASAGQIGIWNAASGSQIAQWSSPVESIESISVMRNYLIIGGGQGELAIIHVTTGEVINQQKVSEARIGSISSGQTGAFLGTDAGELIKLDWKTFGITKSAPFSLRNYRVVSDPIQNLVYACGRDANENVKVFDAKTLQALPLSFEIETDKNSEAFKFGLRAMTVAADTLLLIADYQQVIRTYDLKNKLWTSPIFKGTAAAVYDLAVNRAENQLAIASGHGSIKVIDLTGTQSDMILTGSELGTRAIDFHPVNPVIAAYGMDEQIRVVNLISREEIFTLKAKGEYSTTPITFDPTGKYILRKSSSSDFDFYQFKSKTPKNLKVKDGQQYEFSPDGRRLVFQTPSGLSIYDPITLKAIKEIPIKEIQDISISAQGLTATLLRDDQTIHIFDKDYQKTSTLTIPTEGHSDKIYWSPDGQYLIGIRNSTKRGESGPDFSIKIIDVRDGQVTSTLKGHAGFTNSIAFINGHLLSSAVDGKINIWDLNNAQNPLKGSVVPLDDDQYVITTPKGLFDATPRAMDQLHYVKGGKIVALSQMKSAYYEPHLLSKLLGLNAEPIRTSADLSGVSLYPELSLDHPLKNNGKLGINLSNSGGGIGRVIIMINGKEVSSDVRAASVTNEASIEIDYDITNHPFLYNDRVNKVSIKAYNSDGTLSSEEKSLYIFGEEKNTVTPRMFAIIAGSSDYAGEALDLKYAAKDATDLANAIGLSAQEYLGAENTHITLLTTDQEKAFWPTKENIKSAFESYSKQAKANDVLLVYLSGHGVNQGGENSDFYYLTCTAESGDMNNSLTRENSAIASSEFTEYIKSVPALKQILIIDACHSGRLASSLATSRSAMSSTQIRALERMKDRTGLFVLAGSAADAVSYETTLFGQGLLTYSLLFGMKGAALHEDGFVDVMDLFQFAANKVPELAEEIGGIQRPEIRMPEDGKSFDIGKLSESSREKIAIKAPKPVYVHSRFQDESSIYDRLGVSDLMDSKLVELSKAKDAPIVFVDDKSFSGATIISGRYTESGDLIRARVSLIKKGTEPEEVNLEAVNIDQLTEQIVELLKVD comes from the coding sequence ATGAGATCACTTGCTACCCTATTCTTCTTCATCACAGCTTTATCACAAGTTGCTGCACAGGACACTGAATTAATCATTCCCCTGGGACATACCCGGCGTGTAGTGGATATGGCTGTCTCACCTGGACAGCAGTGGGTGGCTTCCATTGATGGATCCACTGAGGTAAAACTTTGGGACCATGTGTCGGGAAGAGAGCTATACCACCTGCATCATCAGCAATCTGTTAATGCCATCTCCTACCATCCCCGGAAGCAGTGGTTGGCCAGCGGAGATGATGGTGGTCAGCTCATCCTCTGGAGTGACCATGGCCTGAAAAAATGGACCATCCAGGCACATGACGAAAAAATTAAACAAGTACGATTTACCTCTGGAGGAGACACTTTGGTGACTGCTTCAGCCGGGCAGATCGGAATATGGAATGCTGCATCTGGCAGTCAAATTGCTCAATGGTCGTCACCAGTTGAATCCATCGAATCCATTTCAGTCATGAGAAATTACCTGATCATAGGCGGTGGTCAGGGGGAGCTGGCTATTATCCACGTCACCACCGGAGAGGTGATCAATCAACAGAAAGTTTCCGAAGCGCGCATTGGTAGTATCAGTTCAGGTCAAACAGGTGCTTTTCTGGGCACTGATGCGGGAGAACTCATCAAGCTTGATTGGAAGACATTTGGGATCACCAAGTCGGCGCCATTCAGTCTGAGAAATTATCGGGTGGTTTCGGATCCGATTCAGAACCTGGTATATGCCTGTGGCCGGGATGCCAATGAAAATGTGAAAGTATTTGACGCTAAAACCCTCCAGGCCCTTCCGCTCTCTTTCGAGATCGAAACAGATAAAAATTCCGAAGCATTTAAGTTTGGGTTAAGGGCAATGACCGTAGCTGCAGATACCCTATTGTTGATAGCAGATTATCAGCAGGTTATACGCACCTACGATCTGAAAAACAAGCTGTGGACAAGCCCCATATTCAAAGGGACAGCCGCCGCAGTTTATGACCTTGCCGTGAATCGGGCAGAAAATCAGCTGGCCATTGCCTCAGGTCATGGCTCCATCAAAGTAATAGACCTTACTGGTACTCAATCGGATATGATCCTCACAGGAAGTGAATTGGGAACCCGGGCCATTGACTTTCACCCGGTGAATCCGGTCATAGCAGCCTATGGAATGGATGAACAAATCAGGGTTGTGAACCTGATCTCAAGGGAAGAAATTTTCACTTTGAAAGCCAAAGGCGAATACAGCACCACCCCCATCACATTTGATCCCACAGGCAAATACATCCTCAGAAAGAGTAGCAGCAGCGACTTTGATTTTTATCAATTCAAAAGCAAAACACCCAAGAACCTTAAGGTAAAGGATGGTCAGCAGTATGAGTTTTCGCCCGATGGCAGAAGGCTCGTTTTTCAAACGCCCTCTGGCCTTAGTATTTATGATCCCATCACCCTAAAAGCAATCAAGGAAATCCCAATCAAGGAGATTCAGGACATTTCCATTTCTGCGCAAGGGCTTACCGCTACGCTCCTTCGAGACGATCAGACGATCCACATTTTTGATAAGGATTATCAAAAAACCTCAACACTTACGATCCCTACAGAGGGACACAGCGATAAAATCTACTGGTCACCTGATGGTCAATATCTCATTGGAATCAGAAACTCCACCAAACGTGGTGAAAGTGGTCCCGACTTCAGCATCAAAATCATCGATGTTCGGGACGGTCAGGTCACTTCTACTCTAAAGGGACATGCCGGGTTTACCAACTCCATTGCATTTATCAATGGACACCTGCTTAGCTCAGCTGTGGATGGAAAAATCAACATCTGGGACCTGAATAATGCACAGAACCCACTGAAAGGGTCGGTAGTTCCTTTAGACGATGACCAATATGTGATCACCACCCCGAAAGGTCTGTTTGACGCTACACCTCGTGCGATGGATCAACTGCATTATGTGAAGGGTGGCAAGATCGTGGCATTATCCCAGATGAAATCTGCTTACTATGAGCCACACCTCCTTTCTAAGCTACTGGGGCTGAATGCTGAGCCGATACGCACTTCAGCAGATCTGTCGGGAGTTTCGCTTTACCCGGAGCTATCATTGGATCACCCACTCAAAAACAACGGCAAGTTAGGAATCAATCTCAGCAACAGTGGTGGAGGCATCGGACGGGTGATCATCATGATCAATGGAAAAGAAGTAAGCAGCGATGTGCGGGCGGCATCAGTGACCAATGAAGCATCAATAGAGATTGACTATGACATCACTAACCACCCTTTTCTATATAATGACAGGGTCAATAAAGTATCCATTAAGGCCTACAACTCAGATGGAACACTTAGTTCGGAAGAAAAGAGCTTGTACATTTTCGGAGAAGAGAAAAACACCGTAACGCCACGTATGTTCGCCATTATCGCGGGTAGCTCTGATTATGCGGGAGAAGCGCTGGATCTGAAATATGCCGCCAAAGATGCCACAGACCTGGCCAATGCTATAGGCCTAAGTGCGCAGGAATACCTGGGTGCAGAAAACACGCATATCACACTCCTGACGACCGATCAGGAAAAGGCTTTTTGGCCGACCAAAGAAAACATCAAGTCTGCTTTTGAAAGCTACTCCAAACAAGCCAAAGCCAATGACGTATTGCTAGTGTATCTCTCGGGACACGGAGTAAACCAGGGTGGTGAAAATAGTGACTTTTATTACCTCACCTGTACTGCAGAAAGTGGTGACATGAACAATAGCCTGACCAGGGAGAACTCGGCTATTGCGAGCAGCGAGTTTACAGAATATATCAAATCTGTGCCGGCTCTGAAGCAAATCCTCATTATCGATGCGTGCCACTCCGGACGGCTGGCATCCTCTCTGGCCACTTCCAGAAGTGCTATGAGTTCCACGCAAATACGTGCCCTGGAGCGAATGAAAGACCGCACAGGACTATTTGTATTGGCGGGCTCTGCTGCAGATGCTGTGAGTTACGAAACTACGCTGTTTGGTCAGGGGCTGCTCACCTACTCACTGCTCTTCGGTATGAAAGGAGCTGCGCTTCATGAAGACGGATTCGTGGATGTAATGGACCTCTTTCAGTTTGCAGCCAACAAAGTGCCCGAACTGGCAGAGGAAATCGGAGGAATCCAAAGACCTGAAATCAGAATGCCCGAAGACGGGAAAAGCTTTGATATCGGTAAACTCTCTGAATCATCACGCGAGAAGATTGCAATCAAAGCACCAAAACCAGTGTACGTTCATAGTCGCTTTCAGGACGAAAGTTCCATCTATGATCGGCTGGGAGTCAGCGATCTGATGGACAGCAAACTAGTGGAGCTGAGTAAAGCTAAAGACGCGCCTATTGTCTTCGTAGATGATAAGAGTTTTAGTGGAGCAACCATCATCAGCGGTAGATACACCGAATCCGGCGACCTCATTCGCGCACGGGTCAGCCTAATCAAAAAAGGAACCGAGCCTGAGGAAGTGAATCTGGAAGCCGTGAATATTGATCAGCTGACAGAGCAGATTGTAGAATTGCTTAAAGTGGATTGA
- a CDS encoding histidine phosphatase family protein — MKKLYIIRHGETEYNKLGMVQGSGIDAPLNETGELQAEAFYQAYHHIPFQKIYTSNLGRTQQTVQKFIDQGIPYEALADMREISWGSQEGVAFTPESSTEYQRICESWTQGNLTAKIQNGENPLEVAERQKRAMDYILSQPNENPVLICIHGRAIRIMMCWMLNYPLSHMDHFEHTNTGLYLVNWTGSQFSIELFNETSHLEP, encoded by the coding sequence TTGAAAAAGCTTTATATCATTCGCCACGGCGAAACAGAATACAATAAATTGGGCATGGTGCAGGGTAGTGGGATAGATGCTCCCCTCAATGAAACCGGAGAACTACAGGCGGAAGCTTTTTATCAGGCTTATCATCACATCCCTTTTCAGAAGATTTATACCTCCAATCTAGGTCGCACACAGCAGACGGTGCAAAAGTTCATCGATCAGGGGATTCCGTATGAGGCATTGGCAGATATGCGTGAGATCAGCTGGGGCTCCCAGGAGGGTGTGGCTTTTACCCCCGAGTCATCCACTGAGTACCAACGGATTTGTGAGTCATGGACTCAGGGAAATCTTACTGCCAAAATTCAAAATGGTGAGAACCCACTGGAGGTGGCTGAACGTCAAAAAAGGGCCATGGATTACATCCTGAGCCAACCGAACGAAAACCCGGTATTGATTTGCATACATGGGCGGGCCATCAGGATCATGATGTGCTGGATGCTCAATTACCCATTGAGCCATATGGATCATTTTGAACACACCAATACCGGACTTTACCTCGTTAACTGGACGGGAAGTCAATTTTCTATTGAGTTATTCAACGAAACTTCGCATCTTGAGCCGTAA